A section of the Pseudomonas flavescens genome encodes:
- a CDS encoding TRAP transporter large permease, with amino-acid sequence MLAFTLIVLLGLLGLSVAAAVSVGLLGMSLAELFSALPLSNAMGEIAWSTGAEFLLVAIPLYILMGELLVCSGVAGRMYSAADKWLSWLPGGLMNSNIGASALFSATSGSSVATAATISTIALPEQERKGYPAPLFLGSIAAGGTLGILIPPSINMILFALIANLSVPKLYLAATIPGLLLCVMFVAMIVITCMIWPKLGGTRQHATWAERLASIPDLLPPLAIFVLVVGAIYSGFATASESAALGVLAAFGLGLWRRTFTLQNLSQAFESTMRTSGMIIFITLSAFFLNFVLSAIGLTPTLVSFVTDLDMSPMATLLAIILFYIVLGCFMDTLAMLITTAPLVVPVIVALGFDPLWFGVILIVLCEMGQITPPFGMNLFVVQSIRNKGNFMDVIYGALPFCLVLLLLIALLILFPQLALWLPQFA; translated from the coding sequence ATGTTGGCTTTCACCCTTATCGTGCTGCTGGGCCTGCTCGGCCTGAGCGTCGCTGCGGCGGTCAGCGTGGGCCTGCTGGGCATGTCGCTGGCCGAGCTGTTCTCGGCGCTGCCATTGAGCAACGCCATGGGCGAAATCGCCTGGAGTACCGGCGCCGAATTCCTGCTGGTGGCCATTCCGCTGTACATCCTGATGGGCGAGTTGCTGGTCTGCTCGGGCGTGGCCGGGCGCATGTACAGCGCCGCCGACAAGTGGCTGTCGTGGCTGCCAGGCGGCCTGATGAACTCGAACATCGGAGCCTCGGCACTGTTTTCCGCCACCAGCGGCTCCAGCGTGGCCACGGCGGCGACCATTTCGACCATCGCCCTGCCGGAGCAGGAGCGCAAAGGCTACCCGGCACCGCTGTTCCTCGGTTCCATCGCGGCGGGCGGCACTCTGGGCATCCTGATTCCGCCGTCGATCAACATGATCCTGTTCGCGTTGATCGCCAACCTCTCGGTACCCAAGCTCTATCTGGCGGCGACCATTCCCGGCCTGCTGCTGTGCGTGATGTTCGTGGCGATGATCGTGATCACCTGCATGATCTGGCCGAAACTCGGCGGCACCCGGCAGCACGCCACCTGGGCCGAACGCCTGGCGAGCATCCCCGACCTGCTGCCGCCGCTGGCGATCTTCGTGCTGGTGGTCGGCGCCATCTACAGTGGTTTCGCCACCGCCAGCGAGTCGGCGGCACTGGGTGTGCTGGCTGCGTTCGGCCTGGGCCTGTGGCGCCGGACCTTCACGTTGCAGAACCTGAGCCAGGCATTCGAATCCACCATGCGCACCAGCGGGATGATCATCTTCATCACCCTGTCGGCGTTCTTCCTCAACTTCGTACTGTCGGCCATCGGCCTGACGCCGACGCTGGTCAGCTTCGTCACCGACCTGGACATGTCACCGATGGCCACGCTGCTGGCGATCATCCTGTTCTACATCGTGCTCGGCTGTTTCATGGATACGCTGGCGATGTTGATCACCACCGCGCCGCTGGTGGTGCCGGTGATCGTGGCGCTGGGTTTCGACCCTTTGTGGTTCGGGGTGATCCTGATCGTGCTCTGCGAGATGGGGCAGATAACACCGCCGTTCGGCATGAACCTGTTCGTGGTGCAGAGCATTCGCAATAAAGGCAACTTCATGGATGTCATCTATGGGGCGTTGCCGTTCTGCCTGGTGCTACTGTTACTTATCGCGCTATTGATCCTGTTCCCGCAACTTGCACTGTGGCTTCCACAATTCGCGTGA
- a CDS encoding TRAP transporter small permease: MKNILTIYFTALKVLIVSSLVCITLLIFFNVVLRYGFNSGLFFSEEISRLAFVWLVFAGAQLMLHENGHIGVDIVTSRVSPTVGKYLLLLTQVLMLYVTWLFLEGSWKQTLINLHVGAPSTGVSMALFYGAGLVFSVLSAALITMQMIDNLRKPAGSYKPQTAEPDTHVAPTTQAGVLK, from the coding sequence GTGAAAAACATTCTGACTATCTACTTCACCGCGCTGAAAGTGCTGATCGTTTCCAGCCTGGTGTGTATCACCCTGTTGATCTTCTTCAACGTCGTCCTGCGCTACGGCTTCAACTCCGGGCTGTTCTTCAGCGAGGAGATCTCGCGGCTGGCATTCGTCTGGCTGGTGTTCGCCGGGGCCCAGTTGATGCTCCATGAGAACGGCCATATCGGCGTCGATATCGTGACCAGTCGCGTATCGCCAACCGTCGGCAAATACCTGCTGCTGCTCACCCAGGTGCTGATGCTCTACGTCACCTGGCTGTTCCTGGAGGGCAGCTGGAAGCAGACGCTGATCAACCTGCATGTCGGTGCGCCATCGACTGGCGTGTCCATGGCGCTGTTCTACGGCGCAGGGCTGGTGTTCTCGGTGCTCAGCGCTGCGCTGATCACCATGCAGATGATCGACAACCTGAGAAAACCCGCGGGTAGCTACAAGCCGCAGACCGCCGAACCCGACACCCATGTCGCACCCACCACCCAAGCAGGGGTACTGAAGTAA
- a CDS encoding TRAP transporter large permease has protein sequence MALTVFVGVLMAAILIGAPIAYALILCGVALMWLLGLFDGQIIAQNIINSAGSFPLLAIPLFIIAGEVMNSGGLSKRIINLAIAMVGHLRGGLGYVTIFAGVLLSSLSGSALADAASLTALLLPMMVIAGYNKNRSGGLIASVSVLGSIIPPSIGFVVLGVASGLSITKLFLAGIAPGLMIAVALCVAWWLVSRRDTDVKLSPKASGKERAKAFVDSIWALMLPVIIVVGLRFGVVTPTEAGAVASVYALLVSALVYRELNLKDLNALLLRAGKTTAAVMFLVAAASIPAWMITIADIPGQIIDLIAPVMDNPKLLILVLMLLILVISMVMDLTPTVLLLAPILVPVVTAAGIDPIYFGVLFMINCSIGLITPPVGTVLNVVCGIGRMRYEALLKGTFPFLIAEIIVLFLLVAFPQLVTVPAEWFAK, from the coding sequence ATGGCCCTCACCGTCTTCGTCGGCGTGCTGATGGCCGCCATCCTAATCGGCGCCCCCATCGCCTACGCCCTGATTCTCTGTGGCGTGGCCCTGATGTGGCTGCTGGGGTTGTTCGATGGGCAGATCATCGCGCAGAACATCATCAACTCCGCCGGCAGCTTCCCCCTGCTGGCCATTCCCCTGTTCATCATCGCCGGTGAGGTGATGAACAGCGGCGGGCTGTCCAAACGCATCATCAACCTGGCCATCGCCATGGTTGGCCACCTGCGTGGTGGCCTCGGCTACGTGACCATCTTCGCGGGCGTGTTGCTGTCCAGCCTGTCTGGCTCGGCACTGGCCGACGCGGCTTCGCTGACCGCGCTACTGCTGCCGATGATGGTCATCGCCGGCTACAACAAGAACCGCTCCGGTGGCCTGATCGCTTCGGTCTCGGTGCTTGGCTCGATCATCCCGCCGAGCATCGGCTTCGTGGTGCTGGGCGTGGCGTCCGGCCTGTCGATCACCAAGCTGTTCCTCGCCGGCATCGCTCCGGGGCTGATGATCGCCGTGGCGCTGTGCGTGGCCTGGTGGCTGGTATCACGCCGCGACACCGACGTGAAGCTGAGCCCCAAGGCATCCGGCAAGGAGCGCGCCAAGGCCTTCGTCGACAGCATCTGGGCGCTGATGCTGCCGGTGATCATCGTCGTCGGCCTGCGCTTCGGCGTGGTGACGCCGACCGAAGCGGGCGCCGTGGCCAGCGTCTATGCGCTGCTGGTTTCCGCACTGGTGTACCGCGAGCTGAACCTCAAGGACCTCAACGCGCTGCTGCTGCGCGCCGGCAAGACCACCGCAGCGGTGATGTTCCTGGTCGCGGCGGCATCGATCCCGGCGTGGATGATCACCATCGCCGACATTCCCGGCCAGATCATCGACCTGATCGCGCCGGTGATGGACAACCCGAAGCTGCTGATCCTGGTGCTGATGCTGCTGATCCTGGTGATCTCCATGGTCATGGACCTGACGCCCACCGTATTGCTGCTCGCGCCGATCCTGGTACCGGTGGTGACGGCGGCGGGTATCGACCCGATCTATTTCGGCGTGCTGTTCATGATCAATTGCTCCATCGGCCTGATCACCCCGCCCGTGGGTACGGTGCTCAACGTCGTCTGCGGTATCGGACGAATGCGCTACGAAGCGCTGCTCAAGGGCACCTTCCCGTTCCTGATCGCCGAAATCATCGTGCTGTTCCTGCTCGTCGCCTTTCCGCAGCTGGTCACCGTGCCGGCCGAATGGTTCGCCAAATAA